The Paenibacillus yonginensis genome segment GCTCATATAAGCCTCCGTGCGGTGCACGTCGCTGCCGCCGACCGCCACGATTCTTTGTCCCTGTGCCAGCTGCTCCTGCCACCATCTGACCGCCGTTTCGTTCAATTCCCGCCAAGGTCCGTTCCACACTTCGACTGCGTCATAAGGAACATCAAACCCGAATTCCCAAGGGCAGCTTTCGTCAAACGGATGGTTTAGCGAAATCAGTGCGCCTTTGTCTCGCGCTTTCTCCAACTGGGCAGCCGCCTGCTCTCGGGTAAGCACCCGGAAGTCTTCCAGGCTGTCCGGATGTCCAAGCAAATTAGCATGCCCTTTATAGCTGGTCAGCTCCACACCCGGAATCAGCAGCAGCTCCTCATGCCCGGCATGGGCAAAACGATTTTGCGAAGCTGTGTTATGATCCGTCAAAGCCAAATAGTCCAGCCCTTTCCCAAGGCTGAGCTCCATGGCCTGCTCAGGCGTATAACTGCCGTCACTGTGCCGCGTATGCGCATGAAGATCGCCTTTCAGCCAGCGTTCGTGTTGGAGCGTTAAAAGGATTTCTACGCTTACCCGGCAGCCCTCTTCCGGAATCCGGTAAGCTCCAAGCATAACGGACCACTGTCCCGGTTTCAAGGGACCGGCCAAATAGCCGGGAGTGGCTTTCTCCAAACCGACGAAGAAACGCTCCCTGGCCCCGCCGCTCCAGCCGATCAGGCGTTCAGGCGAACGCAGGCCGATATCCACTACGGTCTGCTCGTTTTTGGGATAACGATAGCAGACTTCTATTTTTTCGACCTGATCCGGAACCTGAAAGGTGATCTCGGGGTAACTTTTTTCCTGCTCATGTTGGATCAAAAGCTCCTGTTCAATCCTTAACGTGAAAGGAGCAGTTCGGTTGTTTTCCAGAACGGTCATCTTTATGCCTTCCTCTCCGTTTATCTGTTCACCTGCAAATAACTGATTAAGCCTGGATGCACCTATTCCTTGCTTGCCCCAAGCAAAATTCCTTTCATGAAAAACCTTTGCACAAAAGGATAGATGGCAATCAGAGGCAAAATAGCGATGATGATGCCGGCCATTTTCACATTGGTCGTCACCATATAAGTGCTCGACGTGGCGCTTGTATCCACGATCATTGATTTCAGCGCAAGCTGCAGCGTATATTTCATGCTGTCATTAATGAAAACTAGCGGTTCCGTAAACATATTCCAGCGTCTTACAAACTCAAACAGTGTAACCGTAGCCAAGCCGGCCGTTGCCAGCCTCATATAGATGGCGCCAAATACCCAAAATTCCCCGGCACCATCAATCTTCGCCGACTCGGCGATTTCATAAGGAATGCTGAGAAAGAAATTCCGCATCAGAAGGATGGAGAAGCCGGACACCAGGCCCGACAAAACCAGCACGCTGAGCGTGTTGATCAAATGCAGGTCCTTATTGACGACATATAGAGGAATAAGCACCGCTTCCTGCGGGATCATCATCGTAATCAGGATAAAGGTGATCATCAGCTTTTTCCCCGGGACATGAGGATGCACCAATACATATCCGGCCAGCGAGGACAAAAGGACATGCAGCAAGGTCCCAGTCACCGTTACGGTTACGCTGTTCACAAACGGCCGCCAGATGTCCAGACTTGTCCAGATGATCTTATAACCCTCAAAGCTGAAGTCCTTGGGCAGCAAAATAATGTCGGGCTGCATGGAGGCCACCCCTGACGACAAAGATAAGGAAATTACGTTCAGGAAAGGGATGATCATGGTTAACATCAGCAGCAGCAGAAAAAGCAGATTAATGGCATCAAATACCCGGCTTCCCCAGCCTGCCCGTTCAAATCGTTCTATGCCCATCAATTTCTACACCTCGTCAAATCTGGTTAGTTTTCTTACGATCAGAGTCAGAAGCAACGTAAAGATCAAAACCAGCACACTGGCTGCCGCAGCCACTCCGACATGAAAGTCAAGAATGCCCTTCTGGTATGTGTAATACATGAGCACGTCGACATCAGGAGCCGTCGAATTGTTCCGCAGGATAAACACCTGATCGAAAATGCGGAGCAGGCCAAGCGTATTGAGCAGCAGAACTACTTTCATCGTGCTTTGAATCTGAGGTAAAGTGACATAACGGACCTGCTGCCATCTGGTGGCACCGTCCAGTCTGGCCGCTTCATATAAAGAGGGATTGATGGCTACGATTCCTGCCAGAAATAAAATACAGTTATACCCCATATCCTTCCAGGTAGCTACCAGAATCATTACCACTCTTGCCCAGCCGGATTCGGCCAGAAAATGCACGGGCGGGATGTCCAGGGTCCGCTGCAGCAGAAGGTTGACCAAGCCGGTGTCCGGCGAAAGCAAATAGATCCACATGCCTCCGACGACTACCCAGGATAATAAATGGGGGACGTATAAGAGCATTTGCGCCGTTTTCTTAAACCACGACTTAAGCACCTCATTTAGGGATAAGGCAATGATCAGCGGAGCCAGAAATCCGCAAACGAGCGATCCTCCACCTATGACAAGGGTATTGGTCAACGATTTCCAGAAGTTCGGATCATGCCATACAGTCCCGTAATTATCGAAACCAATATACGGCCGATTTCCGATCAGACGATAGTCCTGAAAGCTAATTTGCAGCCCCCTGGCCAGCGGATAATATCCGTAGACCAGAAAGTAGCAAATGACAGGGATCATCATCAAATAAAGCGCTCCGTATTTACGCCAAGTTTTCAGCATGAACTCTCACATCCTTTGTTCGGCAGGTTTGATAGATATGCAGAAAACGGGCTTTGGCCGTGAAGCTGTTTGCCCTCACAGCCTGTCTCCCTCCTGCGATCTGTGCCCTACTCGTCGATCAGATTAGCTGCTTTAAGCTCTTTCTGCATCTGTTTCACAGCATCAGCAGCCGGCATGCTTCCGGACATCGCCTTCAGGGCATAATTGGTTACGATCTTCTCAGCATCGCTCCATTCCGGAAGAGACAATTCGAGGGTCGCATACTGTTTGACCAGATCCTGCGCTGCTTGGACACCCGGCAGTTTGTCGAACGGGGCTTTAACGTTTTCGTTGTACCAGAACGGAACCCCATGATCCATGCCATGTTCTTTTCCCGTTTCAGTCAGCGTATAAGTTCCATTGTCTTTCGTGTAGTCTTCACCTTCGATGCCAAGGCTGCCCAGGATGATGCCCGGCTCCGAATGCCAGAATTCCAGGAATTTCTCGGCGGCTTCCACGTGTTCCGCGTTAGCCGGAACCATCCAGTAGTCCGGATCTCCGCGTCTCAGCATGATTTTGCCGTCCGGTCCTTCCGCTCCGGCAACGGCTTCAGCCTGAAAGGACGTATTCGGATCCTCTTCTTGGCGCGTATTGTTCAGCATTCCGACCCAGGCGTCCCAATAAGTGATCATGCCGACACGGTCGGTCAGGAACAGGTTGCGCATTTTTGCGGTATCATTGGTGACGAAGTTAGGGTCCAGAATGCCTTCCTTCGTAAGTTTGGCGAACCATTCATACATCGGGATCGCCGCATCCGAAGCGTAAGGGATGGTCCGTTTGCCGTCTTTCATAACATAGCGGTATTTCAAGCCCGCAGCAGACATAAAACCTTGAATATCATAGAGTCCTGAAGTGGACAGACCGTAGGTGTCTTTTTTGCCGTTGCCGTCCGGATCTCGTTCCGCGAAAGCCTTCAGCACGTTATAATAGTCATCCAGCGTTTTAGGCTCCTGCAGGTGCAGCTTGTCCAGCCAGTCCTTGCGCACAATCGGCATCGTTCCACCCTGGAACTTGCTGAACACAGCATAAATGTGGCCGTCTTTCCCCTTTAACTGGTCCCATTCCTCAGTCGGCACGACGGTTGGATCGGACAATTCCTTGGAGCCTTGGACAAAATCGGTTAAATCTGTAGTTACACCTTGATCAATAAACATATTCAGCTTGCCAAGATCACTGCCTTCGATCAAATCGTATTTCTCACCAGAACCAAGTGCCGTCAGCACCTTCTGATCATAATCGCTGGCCGGTTTCTCAATAGTGACCTCAATACCGGTCAACCGTTTGATTTCCTCTTCAAATCGCTTCATTTCCTCAGGCGTCTTCCCGCCAACATTACTTGATAAAATCCTCAGCTTCGTGTCTGCTGCCTGAGCAGAGGACGTTTCCCCGTTTGAAGCCGAAGCTGTGCCATTAGCATTTGAGGCATTGGCGGGGAAGCTGTTGGAGCCTGACGACTGATTAGCCGAAGACCCGCAGGCGGACAGCAGCATGGAACCCAAGGTGAGCAGCGAGACCAGCAAAGTGATTCTGGAACTCGCTTTCGGTTTCTGCCTTCCATGTACAGGTACCGGGCTTTCCGCAAGATGAGATAATCGGGATGAATTTTTAAAAGGAATATTAAAGTTCACGTGTAGATCCTCCTCATTAGGCCATCATTTAGTCATTTTTTTGGTTAACCTCTCGGTTTGGCGTGCGCAGGAACCTCGAACCACAAGATCTGAAGGAATAATCGTCCTTTTGGCCAGCTTGTTCCCGGCATCCGACTGCTCCAGCTGCTCCAGAAGAAGCAGGATGGCTTCCGTCCCAAGCTTGTCCGCATGAAGATCGACCCCGGTTAACGGGGGATTAAATTCCTGTGCAAATGTCCCGCCATAGCCGAAGCAGAGCACCGAAAGCTGTTCGGGAATACGTAGGTTCAGTTCAGCTGCCGCCTTGTATACCCCGAGAGCCATCGATTCGGTATCCGTTAATACCGCCGTAATTTCCGGATTCTCCTTAAGGCGCACGAGCGCTGTTTCATAGCTGTAGGTTAATGAAGTCATCGTTTGCATGTTGTTCTGGTGGACAATCATCCCTTCAGATGGACTCTGGCCCTGCTGGGCAAAGGCCTGCATGTAACCAGCCGTTCTGTCCACGGTTACCGTCCGGTTCTCGGGTCCATTGATAAACAAAATCTGTTCATGTCCGAGGGAAATCAAATACTGGGTGACTTTAGCCGCCGTACTAATGTTATCGTTGTTGACGTATGACACGCGGGTCTCATCTTCGCCTGATGGACGCCCGATCACGACGATCGGGACATTACGCTGCAGACAATCCTCAATCCGGCTGTCTCCAATGACGGCATCCAAAATAATTTCTCCATCTACCGGGTCTGAGGCCAAATGCTCGACTTGATTCAAATAATTAGGAGACAGCGTGTTAAGCAGCAGCCGGTAACCACGTTCGTAACATACGGGCAGGACCCCATTTAGCAGCGAATACTGAAAGTGGCTCATTTTAAGCTTTTCTCCGCGCATATTCAGGCCGATAATCCGGGTCTTCTTGTTGACAAGACTCCGGGCCCAATAATTTGGCCTGTAATTCAGCTCCTTTGCCACCTTCATCACATGCTCCGTTACTTCCTTGCTTATCGGACGTTTCTTGCTGAATACATTCGAAACCGTCCCTTTTGAAACTCCGGCCGCCTTGGCCACATCCTCAATCGTTGCCACTGCATTTCTTCCTTTCAACTGTACTAGTACGAACTCTATATTAAACCGGTTTTGTAAGATTCATTTTTGAGGCACCGTCTTTTTATGTAAAAATCGACTTCAACAATCAATAAAGTGTAAAATTATGTGTAATATCTACCATAAAAAGAAATTTTATAAATGTTTAATTATTAAACCGGTTTACTTCTACTATTGTGATTGTGAACTCTATCAATTCCATGACAAAAAAAGAAGACCCAAACGGATTTGGGTCTTCTTCCTGAATATCGCTATAAAGCTATATTGATTATTTATTAAACACTTTAACGCGGTCTTCAACCGGCTGGTATTGTTTCTCGCTTGGCTGCATGGTTGGTTTGCCGAAAGGCATTTGAGCAATCAGCTTCCAATGGGAAGGAATGTTCCAAGTGGACTTCACTTCTTCGTCGATCAACGGATTGTAGTGCTGCAGAGATGCGCCCAGGCCCGCTTCTTCCAAAGCCGACCAAACAACCAGCTGGAGCATGCCGTTGGATTGGTTAGCCCAAATAGGGAAGTTATCGGCATAAGCCGCAAACTGCTCCTGCAGTCCTTTGATCACTTGCTCATCTTCAAAGAACAATACGGTGCCATAACCGTTGTAGAACGAAGCCATTTTTTCGGAGGTTGCTGCAAACGCCTCTTCGCTTTTCGTAATCTTCCGCAGCTCTTCTTTGGTAATATCCCACAGCTTATGATGATGCTCGCCAAGCAATACTACTGCGCGAGAAGTTTGGGAATTAAAAGAAGTAGGCGTATGTTTAACAGCCTCTTGAACAATGTCTACAATTTGATCATCGCTGATCGTAGATTCATTGCTGATACCGTAATAGGAACGTCTTGTTTTCAAAGCTTCTAAAATTTTGCTCATCTTCTTTAATTTCCTCCTTGGTTAGTTTCTTGAACAGGAATAGCAAAACCATTGTTAGTTACTTTTCGTAATTAAATATATTATAGTTAAGATCCCTAAGTCAACTCTAATTTTATAGAGTCATCCTTTATTACCCTCTTTATCAACCTTTTCGCGAATAATAATCAATCAGACTAAAAAAGAGGTTGTCTCAAAAGATCACTAAATGACCTTTCAAAACAACCTCTTATTATCGATTATCCTTTATTTGCGTTTCCTGTGCCTCTAAACCGCTGCGTGTAAGCTCTTGCTTCTTCGGCATTTCGTACCCGGTTCCGGCTCCATTCCAGCAGAATCCGGTCGATATACCGAAAATGGATTTTGCCGGCAAAAACCGCTTCCTTCAAAGCCAAACGGATCAGCTCCTCCGGATAACCGTCCTGATCAATCCAGCCTGAAATGGTTTCGCATTCCATCGGGGACAAAGGACGGGCAAATTCTTGTTCAAAAGTGATGAACAGGTTCCGCTCGGCCGAATCCATTTCGGCCGTTTCCTCTTCCAGCTGTTCCCGACTCAGCCGCAGCTCTTTGCGTTCCGCGGCAAAATGCTCCGCCAGACAT includes the following:
- a CDS encoding LacI family DNA-binding transcriptional regulator, whose translation is MATIEDVAKAAGVSKGTVSNVFSKKRPISKEVTEHVMKVAKELNYRPNYWARSLVNKKTRIIGLNMRGEKLKMSHFQYSLLNGVLPVCYERGYRLLLNTLSPNYLNQVEHLASDPVDGEIILDAVIGDSRIEDCLQRNVPIVVIGRPSGEDETRVSYVNNDNISTAAKVTQYLISLGHEQILFINGPENRTVTVDRTAGYMQAFAQQGQSPSEGMIVHQNNMQTMTSLTYSYETALVRLKENPEITAVLTDTESMALGVYKAAAELNLRIPEQLSVLCFGYGGTFAQEFNPPLTGVDLHADKLGTEAILLLLEQLEQSDAGNKLAKRTIIPSDLVVRGSCARQTERLTKKMTK
- a CDS encoding carbohydrate ABC transporter permease, whose amino-acid sequence is MGIERFERAGWGSRVFDAINLLFLLLLMLTMIIPFLNVISLSLSSGVASMQPDIILLPKDFSFEGYKIIWTSLDIWRPFVNSVTVTVTGTLLHVLLSSLAGYVLVHPHVPGKKLMITFILITMMIPQEAVLIPLYVVNKDLHLINTLSVLVLSGLVSGFSILLMRNFFLSIPYEIAESAKIDGAGEFWVFGAIYMRLATAGLATVTLFEFVRRWNMFTEPLVFINDSMKYTLQLALKSMIVDTSATSSTYMVTTNVKMAGIIIAILPLIAIYPFVQRFFMKGILLGASKE
- a CDS encoding DnaD domain protein; protein product: MAMNEGWKVWANGIAYGMENGTVNVPAALLAYYRRLKLSDMEAMLLIHLLHFRQSRGSEFPPLAEIEQVMSTSPGAVASAVRKLIKDGWLTIDQVTDEQTGVQSEHYHLNGMYKKLSLCLAEHFAAERKELRLSREQLEEETAEMDSAERNLFITFEQEFARPLSPMECETISGWIDQDGYPEELIRLALKEAVFAGKIHFRYIDRILLEWSRNRVRNAEEARAYTQRFRGTGNANKG
- a CDS encoding ABC transporter permease subunit encodes the protein MLKTWRKYGALYLMMIPVICYFLVYGYYPLARGLQISFQDYRLIGNRPYIGFDNYGTVWHDPNFWKSLTNTLVIGGGSLVCGFLAPLIIALSLNEVLKSWFKKTAQMLLYVPHLLSWVVVGGMWIYLLSPDTGLVNLLLQRTLDIPPVHFLAESGWARVVMILVATWKDMGYNCILFLAGIVAINPSLYEAARLDGATRWQQVRYVTLPQIQSTMKVVLLLNTLGLLRIFDQVFILRNNSTAPDVDVLMYYTYQKGILDFHVGVAAAASVLVLIFTLLLTLIVRKLTRFDEV
- a CDS encoding nitroreductase family protein; amino-acid sequence: MSKILEALKTRRSYYGISNESTISDDQIVDIVQEAVKHTPTSFNSQTSRAVVLLGEHHHKLWDITKEELRKITKSEEAFAATSEKMASFYNGYGTVLFFEDEQVIKGLQEQFAAYADNFPIWANQSNGMLQLVVWSALEEAGLGASLQHYNPLIDEEVKSTWNIPSHWKLIAQMPFGKPTMQPSEKQYQPVEDRVKVFNK
- a CDS encoding extracellular solute-binding protein → MNFNIPFKNSSRLSHLAESPVPVHGRQKPKASSRITLLVSLLTLGSMLLSACGSSANQSSGSNSFPANASNANGTASASNGETSSAQAADTKLRILSSNVGGKTPEEMKRFEEEIKRLTGIEVTIEKPASDYDQKVLTALGSGEKYDLIEGSDLGKLNMFIDQGVTTDLTDFVQGSKELSDPTVVPTEEWDQLKGKDGHIYAVFSKFQGGTMPIVRKDWLDKLHLQEPKTLDDYYNVLKAFAERDPDGNGKKDTYGLSTSGLYDIQGFMSAAGLKYRYVMKDGKRTIPYASDAAIPMYEWFAKLTKEGILDPNFVTNDTAKMRNLFLTDRVGMITYWDAWVGMLNNTRQEEDPNTSFQAEAVAGAEGPDGKIMLRRGDPDYWMVPANAEHVEAAEKFLEFWHSEPGIILGSLGIEGEDYTKDNGTYTLTETGKEHGMDHGVPFWYNENVKAPFDKLPGVQAAQDLVKQYATLELSLPEWSDAEKIVTNYALKAMSGSMPAADAVKQMQKELKAANLIDE
- a CDS encoding CehA/McbA family metallohydrolase, whose product is MTVLENNRTAPFTLRIEQELLIQHEQEKSYPEITFQVPDQVEKIEVCYRYPKNEQTVVDIGLRSPERLIGWSGGARERFFVGLEKATPGYLAGPLKPGQWSVMLGAYRIPEEGCRVSVEILLTLQHERWLKGDLHAHTRHSDGSYTPEQAMELSLGKGLDYLALTDHNTASQNRFAHAGHEELLLIPGVELTSYKGHANLLGHPDSLEDFRVLTREQAAAQLEKARDKGALISLNHPFDESCPWEFGFDVPYDAVEVWNGPWRELNETAVRWWQEQLAQGQRIVAVGGSDVHRTEAYMSHGTPTAYVLAGSETAGAIIEGIRRGAVVISMEANETFMDFRAGQTRVGGTVTAVEGEEVTFEIQIRGAVQDRIGLWSDRGLEQEWNVEHKQDIVLNLPGDRLFYRLEARRFLPEHNIEVMSCLTNPIYLERQGASS